In the Neodiprion virginianus isolate iyNeoVirg1 chromosome 2, iyNeoVirg1.1, whole genome shotgun sequence genome, GGCGGAAACCATGGGGTATAACCCGCCCTCGTTCGATGACGCCGATGACGAAGATGTCAGAGGGGGGCGACTTTATCGGCCTAAAGACTACAACGATTTCCTCCATCCGAAGCGAGAAATGATTGAGGAGAAGTACGTGAAGCATGACGTCAGGGAAGAACGTCTGGAGGATGTCAGGACGAACAGCTTCGGGATTCCTGGCGGAGGCGATGACTACTCGTCGGACTCAAATCCTGGACTCCGGGAGCCAACGAAATACGTTGATGATTATGCCGCGCCCCAAATCCACAAAGGGAATCTGGAACAGGGAAGAAAACGGCATCCTTATCGCGGCGGGTATCTAGGATCcaattattttgattatgGGACCAATCGCAAGCCAATTTATGGTCATAAACagcagcagaaaaaaaatccaaccgTCGGTCGAAGGCCTCCGAGTTACGGAAGACAGAGGAAGTACCCTTCGACTTCTTGGATTGGTCGATCTCTTGGATCAAGCTCGCAGAAAACGCAATACCGCGATGCTTATCAGAGGCGGCCGAATTCCTACCATCCTTACAGTTCTAGACCCGTGTATTCTGCTCGCGGGCGTTTCGGTTCTGGGGGAATTCAAGTTGTTCAACCGCCTCAGAGACCGCCTACGCATTCACATCAGCAGCAGAGATACCCCGATCATAACATTAAAGGATTTGCTAATTCACCGTACGCCGTAGGACACAGAGTTACTTACAAACGACATATCCCGCAGAAAAATGGTTTCACAAAGATTATAAAGCGGTATAAATCATTCGTCAATCACATGCCAAAGAAGTACGTCATCTCTGGTGAACCGTATCAATTAGGACGTTGAGTCCGGAATTATCAATCTTGATTCATTTGATTTGTACACGGACTGCGGTAACTTGCTGCTTTTATTGACACCAAGCAATCCTTGCTATTTATTCTGAGATGTGATTTGGTGCTGGAGGCCGGAAAACGAAAGGGCTCGGAAGATCGGCGAGTCATTTGTATTAATTAACGCTATTGTTAGAAATGGTGTTTTGcaacatttttaaacaatgATTTCCTTGTTTTTACGCACGTTCAATTATATCAAGAGTATATTAACGCGTAAGCGATTGACTATAATTATAGTATATCTATAGTTTTGAGAGTATTGATTATTTCATGAACTTTTAAAAATGTCAGATCAATGCGCGTGAAagtgtgtatgtacataattatttccgaactataaaatatattgtatttgaaaaaagtgttATAAgtagataaataattttcatcgtgTAATTACAGTGTACGTGAATTATACAGCATCTAATAATATCTagaagaaacagaaaattagACGATTCTTGCTCTCCACACGCCTCTTCAACatcattgaataataaattatgatatggattttttcactcttctAATTATGCGACACAAGTGATATCGTATACTTTCAATATCTTTTTAATTGTctattaaaattaaagaatataTGAAATACCTATAGATGAAATTACGTAGTTTAGGAACAGGGACTCATTGTCACACATGCAGAAGACACTTTCTTAATAATATGTGCAACGAAACTAGCTACAGCTTAGGATTTCActattgaaatataaatagagATCTCCACACTGAATCGATCACAAAAATTGTTGACCGCGTTTTGTATtcatctcaatttttcaagcaGAAATGGTAACtagaagaaataatttcactttgTCGAAGAATATGAAGTACCTATCTGTGTACTGATAGGATGATCGGATGACTGATAGTTGTAAAGAGATGAGTTAATTTTCTAGAGAAATTCCCATGATCGCAACTTAAAACCACAAATCATACCGCACCTCACtagtaaagaaaaatacaacTGTGCTCTGATACCTGTTACTATTTTTCAGTTGGTATTCGTTTGATGTGATAACATAGAGTTGTCCAGTAATCGTTGAATACAACATGCCCTTCCTATGATTCTATAGACTAATATCCTCCTTCCTTTCATAGCTCTGTTGACTCTTCTTCAAACTTGGCCTTAAAGGTAAAGTTGGATTATATAGACTCTGCTGTTGCCGGGTAGATTGAGAATCCGttgcatttttcaaaccagtTACCGTCGATGTTGGACTGTAATCAGGGTCTGGAATATCCCTCAAAATCGGCTTTCTCCATGTATCCAATGGTGAAATATTCGATATTGGAGATTGCAGTTCGCTTCTAGTGTCTTGATGATTTATATAATAACTATGGAGCGTTggaattgttgaaatatttgttttctttgagTTGGTGTTGAGCAAAAGCGACGTTGGCCTAAATAAACGAAAGCACAATTCGATCGTTTTACAAAAGAAAGCATATCAACCATAGTCATGTAGGCTGTTCACTTAAATGTCCGTTAATAgttttggataattttttccattggTCATATCCAATTGATagattaaatattatatatgtcAGGAATCataaggataaaaaattggaaattaccTTGGCACTTCAATTGGTGCAAAACCATCGATTGGATTTTGGTCAAGAAATCCAGCTCGTTCCAAAAACAGTGGCTTACGATCATCTTTGTGTTTCACAAAGTTGTGCAATGCAACTATAGCAAATATACtgccaataaaatttatgaccCATAAAGCGCCACCTTTCACGCTTAAAATCATCATGGCAAAAGGAACAACAGGCACCAGCGATGTTCCATAGATTTCGGAAGCATTGgactataaaaaattttaaattagtACATTTAGTGTGGATCCTGAACCTTAACACAACATTCGATGTCATTTGAATAAGCATGCAACAATACTTACAATAAGATCGGTGAAATCAAATCCGAAGTAGACAGCTAATACGAGATCCATCGTACAATTTCCAAGTGTTAGTATAATCCAACATGGGAGGAAGtaatgcagaattttttttctgtacacaCATCCTacacaaaattataaactcATGTTCTAAGCTAGGGTCACAATAATTCGGTAAGTGGAGTACACAATGCATGTATGTCGCAATTTCGTAAAAAGTTAATATTCCAGTACATACCGCTCATTATCAGTGTACTAAAGATGATCCAGAGTCCAGAAACTCCAACGTAAACTGCCATCCAAATAAACAGCCATTCTGGTGTGACAAGGTTTAAAAAGTAATCATCTGAAAGTACCGTAGTGTTGTAGACCTGACATTCTGCCCCTGTAATGAGAAATGTTGGTGTTATTATACTTTGCATACTTCAGTGAAGTAccaatgatttttaatcagCAATTGTAGAATTACCTTGAAAGTATAGTCCTACTACAAGCGGTACAAAAGTGCTGAAAGTTTCATCGGAATCCACTGTGATTACACAAAGATGTACCAAAACACCCAATAGAGTGAGTATACAGAGTATCAATCCTTGTACCTAAGccataaatttttacacatgCACAGAGTTTAATATAACAAGagttcaaaaattgattaacaCATATCGGTACAATAATGTGAAGCACGTTTACgaatccatttttttcacatcatctGAAAGTTCGTGATGTTGAATTTCGTTCATAAGTTTGATAGCGCTTATTGTTTCAGAATATATTATCAAATACAGTATAATTAGACTCTTACCAATCCCAATGTGCCTAAACAAAGGCACAAAGGTCGAACAAGTGACGAGACCGCCATTTGGCAATCGACTCTCTATCTGCTGAATTTGCCTCCTGTTAATTGTAATACGTTTTACGCCTTTTGATATGCGGGAATACTGCAAATATCTAATCAATGCTCAATAAATGATCTCACATCAAGACACCCACCCACTCACACTGACTGACGCTGATATCATGGTATctggatttttctgataaaacTCAGTTATTGTGtttcaatacgatatttatcTCTTAGAGGTTTCATACTTTACCTACTGAATTTCATACTACGATTTCATACTACGATTACGAACATCTCTTTATGTGTAGAGTTGCAGCTTGATAAATCAGAAAGTTTGcagtaaaaaatcaatattaatgTAATACGACAGCTCATTTAAACTTTGATAACAGTTTACTCCTTACtttcaacaataaatttccaaaaaataatatgattgTAAAATAGTTgccaataattatttttacaattattcaatAAGCTTGAATTTTAAGCTGTAAGAAAATATGTAGGAAAAAactttgtcaaaaaattacaatttactATTTGTAAGGTATATTTTCTATACAAAAACTAAaccaataattattacactttgatgatgataaaaaaattgtcatagTCGAATCAATATGATTTCTTTGGCTTACAAAAGGcctacaattattttatatttttaattatttttcggtCATCGTAAAGACAATCATTACGATTTAGGCAATTTATATAATCCACCAGAAAATAACAGCTGATGTTCTCTAACTTTTTTGTCCAAGAAATGTCTCAATTCTGGTAAACCACATTCCACAGCACCTGGCCCTTGCGAGGCaaacattttcaacatttgGTGTATTCGCTCCAAGGGCATAGAATCCAAATTCGTCAGCATTCCAACGATGTATGACCAAAATACTTGTAATTCCTCCTCCCTCTGATCACTAGCCGAAGCCATTGCACTTTCTACTTCCTCttcttcaacaatttcagCCGTCGACCGATTTTTAGTTGCACTTTCTTCTTGTAGTAAAAACTTATCGCTTGAGATCTCTTTCAAAACTCCTTGGGATACCCAGAACGTTATTTTACGACGGAGTACAGTTGCTGGGACGTGCATTGCTTCACTCAGTTCGTCGATCGTCCATTCATCTTGTGATAGAAATATTAACATGGTTAATAAGTAATAAGATCTTCACCGTATTTACAAACGTGCTTTAGTACtcacttttattttgaaaGTGTATAATGATTGTAGCGTGGATAGGTGTAACATTCATGTTCAATTTCCTGTCTTTCAATTCTATTTCCAGGTTTACATTTCCTAAATGAGGCTTCCAGCATAGCGTTCTGTTCCCTTTAAGAGCTTCGAATGCTTTCATGTACTTAGCTAGCTGATCCTGAACAGCTTTTGGCAATTCTAATTTCCACTCTTCCTTGAAAGGCGGCCAAAATTGAGCCGATAGAATGAGCGCAGAGGTAGGGAAAAGGTGTGCTTCGACACAGTAACTGGAATCCGACTGTATATTCCCATCTATCCTTTTTGAGTCGTAAACGTCTTTGAGCATCACTTCACAATAGTGTAATTGATTTTCTCCAAAACGTCTTTTGAGCAATTCCAAATGACGAATTTCTCTTTCAGTATGATAATTTAGCTGTGAAAGTAGTCTATCTGCTAATAAAGTTCTATATTCATTAACGAACAGGTCTTGGCTTCCGTAAACATTAACCAGCATGGAAATTATATCCGATACTCGGCGTTGGGATGATTTGGCTGGAAATTAGGATCATACAAAGATCGggttacaaaaatataaaacttatGCAGCTTCTCATATTAAAATGCAAACCTAGCTTACAAGGATCTGCATCGACTGGATCTGGCATCCACTTTTCCCAGtcttcgtcttcctcgtcGACTGAACTTTCTTCCAGCTGCAACGATTCGCCCTTCACCAATTCATCAGCTAAGTCGCTAGGGGAATCATCCAACAAACCACTAACCACGCATCTTACCGTGTCTTCTCTGCTCCTCAGGTATTGCCTAGTTGTAAATAAGAGATCAATTTGTTGTAATATACTGGAGATGTGGGTATTTAATCCGACCTGAGAGGGTAATAGAATATTAACTTACTTTACTGGTTGCGTAACAGTTTCCAAAAGAACGCCAGTTGGATCTAACTGTCTCAAAGCTTTTATGGCTGCTATGT is a window encoding:
- the LOC124298299 gene encoding uncharacterized protein LOC124298299 isoform X2 yields the protein MRFQIASLRWVSLLVINLISHGFTAEQKKQDFTKTLPHPNSLMDKMMKKYSYPKSEVTAGVGYGHHLHPLYYQGEKEMMYPCAVECGEWEAMDSGESINEASSNVDMVTTHPDMSAIDITTPKSRTYKDISFLRPKKYNSATSSATFSTDSASSKPDMYSDFGIRDSKGAGIQILPQKVKSGYNEDDAEDTKIPNDGSLYEKYRDSLLSRFNSGLPETGNGGSKENEYYDPMAETMGYNPPSFDDADDEDVRGGRLYRPKDYNDFLHPKREMIEEKYVKHDVREERLEDVRTNSFGIPGGGDDYSSDSNPGLREPTKYVDDYAAPQIHKGNLEQGRKRHPYRGGYLGSNYFDYGTNRKPIYGHKQQQKKNPTVGRRPPSYGRQRKYPSTSWIGRSLGSSSQKTQYRDAYQRRPNSYHPYSSRPVYSARGRFGSGGIQVVQPPQRPPTHSHQQQRYPDHNIKGFANSPYAVGHRVTYKRHIPQKNGFTKIIKRYKSFVNHMPKKYVISGEPYQLGR
- the LOC124298309 gene encoding uncharacterized protein LOC124298309 isoform X2, coding for MAVSSLVRPLCLCLGTLGLVQGLILCILTLLGVLVHLCVITVDSDETFSTFVPLVVGLYFQGAECQVYNTTVLSDDYFLNLVTPEWLFIWMAVYVGVSGLWIIFSTLIMSGCVYRKKILHYFLPCWIILTLGNCTMDLVLAVYFGFDFTDLISNASEIYGTSLVPVVPFAMMILSVKGGALWVINFIGSIFAIVALHNFVKHKDDRKPLFLERAGFLDQNPIDGFAPIEVPRPTSLLLNTNSKKTNISTIPTLHSYYINHQDTRSELQSPISNISPLDTWRKPILRDIPDPDYSPTSTAKFEEESTEL
- the LOC124298309 gene encoding uncharacterized protein LOC124298309 isoform X1 — translated: MAVSSLVRPLCLCLGTLGLVQGLILCILTLLGVLVHLCVITVDSDETFSTFVPLVVGLYFQGAECQVYNTTVLSDDYFLNLVTPEWLFIWMAVYVGVSGLWIIFSTLIMSGCVYRKKILHYFLPCWIILTLGNCTMDLVLAVYFGFDFTDLISNASEIYGTSLVPVVPFAMMILSVKGGALWVINFIGSIFAIVALHNFVKHKDDRKPLFLERAGFLDQNPIDGFAPIEVPRPTSLLLNTNSKKTNISTIPTLHSYYINHQDTRSELQSPISNISPLDTWRKPILRDIPDPDYSPTSTVTGLKNATDSQSTRQQQSLYNPTLPLRPSLKKSQQSYERKEDISL
- the LOC124298296 gene encoding anaphase-promoting complex subunit 2, yielding MNIAADMDMAAINAASEQDVLLKIEYAFPILRQKVLSECSDEQFTDILKQMNDLKLLGRIEEIVIQSIEYYIRQHVAPDFWSNFSSTTNEQHGFECFKNAVDGLYSSLIEFLPMLKRLEQLVQSKQSDGSFYGENNILGQFKLIVKATLLSQLALNHEIIIEHFYRIAFNVFCNTDTSPQDDSIGSHSLCKGCNREIDDCQCQAIVYIFHETNRKLIELELLERLVGNVLTSLINIRIESHVNKACESSFDVSQLTFLENWLETVVMSWLTRIYSGGSSKSPSLSSKTRETINKFKYKLSHFLYETYTRTRIDQLFNIIIEYPESQPAIEDLRVGLERTDLRKTLVESLQDALKTRLLHPGVNTPDILTAYIAAIKALRQLDPTGVLLETVTQPVKQYLRSREDTVRCVVSGLLDDSPSDLADELVKGESLQLEESSVDEEDEDWEKWMPDPVDADPSKSSQRRVSDIISMLVNVYGSQDLFVNEYRTLLADRLLSQLNYHTEREIRHLELLKRRFGENQLHYCEVMLKDVYDSKRIDGNIQSDSSYCVEAHLFPTSALILSAQFWPPFKEEWKLELPKAVQDQLAKYMKAFEALKGNRTLCWKPHLGNVNLEIELKDRKLNMNVTPIHATIIIHFQNKNEWTIDELSEAMHVPATVLRRKITFWVSQGVLKEISSDKFLLQEESATKNRSTAEIVEEEEVESAMASASDQREEELQVFWSYIVGMLTNLDSMPLERIHQMLKMFASQGPGAVECGLPELRHFLDKKVREHQLLFSGGLYKLPKS